In Hyphomicrobiales bacterium, the genomic stretch GTTTTCACACCGCCCAAGAATATAACGATGAGCGCGTCAAATGATCGGCCGACTTCCAATTCTGTTGGGAAAATACTTCCCTTTGAAAAGACAAACAAAGCACCGGACAAACCAGCCATCGCGCCGACAAGTGTAATGGCGAACAACTGAACACGCTTTGTGTTTATGCCTGTTGCTTCTGCCTGCCTCGCGGAATCTCGAGATGCTCGTAATGCGTAGCCAAAAGGTGAGTGTGCAACATGGCGCAAGAACAGGATACCACCAATTGCGAACACCAAAGTGAAGTAATAGTAAGGCGTGGTGCTGTTCAACCAATCTGACGGCCAAATATTCACGAGGCCATCATCCCCACCAGTCACCTCGCCCCACTGATACACAAGCGACCAAACCAGCTGAGCAAATGCGAGCGTTAGCATTGCAAAATACACACCTGTCAGTCGTAGGCACAACCAACCAATTATAACGGCCCCCATAGCAGCGCCAACGGGTGCCAAAAGAAATGCAACCTCCATTGGCGTATCTGAATAAGTTACGAAAAGTGCCGCCACATAAGCGCCTCCACCAAAGAAGACAGCATGACCAAAAGACACCAAGCCACCCAGCCCAAGCATGAAGTGCAGGCTGGCAGCGAAGAGGCAGAATATAAGAATATCTGCAATCAAGGTTTGTGAGAAGCTTGTGCCGAACACTGGCACGAATGCAAGAACAACAAGTAGTCCTGCAACCAACAATCGAACTGTTTTCCCAGCTGGCTTAATCGGACGCTCTGGCTCCCCTACTTGGCCATGTTCTCCAGCAGTTTCTTCGCGACCAAATAGACCATAAGGTTTAACCATGAGTACCACACCCATAACCACGAACATCAAAACCAAGGTACTTTGTGGAAGATAGGTGACACCAAATACATTCAAGACAGAAATGATGACAGCAGCGATATAAGCGCCAGGCAACGACCCCATTCCGCCAATGACTACAACAACGAAGATGGCCGCTAGAATATTGAAATCCATCAACAGGTCGGCACCACCCTTAGGCAATTGTATTGCACCACCTAACCCTGCCAAAAATGAACCGAGGAAGAACACACCTGTGAACAGCCACGCTTGGTTTACGCCCAAAGCGCCAACCATTTCGCGGTCTTGCGTCGCAGCCCGCACCAAGATGCCAACTCGGGTTTTCGCCATCAAGTACCATAAACTAAATAAGAAGAACGGCGTGATTGCTATTAAAGCTAAATCATACAGCGGAACCGGTTCACCCAAGATGCGTACAACACCTTTTAAACCTGGGGCCCGCGGACCTAAAACATCGTCTGCACCAAACACAAACAAAGCGAGATCTTGGATCACAAGGATCACACCAAATGTCGCGACAAGCTGGAAGAGTTCTGGCGCTCTATAAACAGGCCGGAGAACTAACATTTCCACTATGATACCGACGACACCGACGGCTAAGCCAGCCAGAAATATCGATGTCCAAAAACCAAATCCACCCGGCAAAATCTGCATGAAGGTGTAACCAAAATAGGCTCCCAACATGTATAGCGACCCATGGGCGAAGTTGACGATACGTGTGACACCAAAGATTAGAGACAAGCCAGATGCAACAAGAAATAATGTCGCGGCGTTTGCTAAACCGGTGATAAATTGTGCAAGAAATAGTTCCATCCGGGCATCACTCTATGAAGTTTAGAAAAGGACACCCGAACGATTTAGTCGCCCGGGTGCAAGGTTTCTCAGCTAACTAAGATTAGTTAGAAGCTGGACGTAGAGACTTCACTTCTTCATCAGAAAGTGTGTAGTCACCGCCATTTTTATAAGACCAATCAACCACAACGCCGGAGCCGTCTTTGAGGCCGATTTTGCCTACATAAGCGCCCATTGTGGACTGGTTGTCTTGTTCACGATACTTGATGTTGCCAACTGGCGAAGCCAATTCGAGACCTTTGAAAGCACTGACAAGAGCTTCAGTATCTGTTGACCCTGCTTTCTTGATTGCAGCGGCAACTGACTGAATAGTCATATAACCAACAAGCGAACCCAACTTAGGGCTTTCACCGTGTTTTGCTTGATAGTCATCAACAAAAGCTTTGCTCGGTCCATCTGTAAAGTCGTACCATGGGTAACCCGTTACATTCCAACCAACTGGCGCTTCATCTTTAAGTGGCTCTAGGTACTCTGGTTCTCCAGTCAAAAGACCGAAAACTTCGCGACCGTCAAACAAACCACGTGTTGTGCCTTCGCGTACAAATTTGGCCAAATCACCACCAAACGTAACATTGTAGATGGCATCTGGTTTAGCGCGTTCGATCGCTTGTGCTTCAGCACCAGCATCAATTTTGAAGAGTGCAGGCCATTGCTCAGCGACAAATTTAGCGTCTGGCTTCAGCTTAAGTAGAGCTTTTTTGAATGCTGCAACAGCGTCTTTACCGTAAGCATAGTTCGGTGCAATCGTTGCGAATGTTTTAGCGTCTGATTTAGCTGCAACTTCAGCAAGCATTGATGCTTGCATGTAAGTTGAACTGCGCAAACGGTACGTATATTTGTTACCCTTTGCCCAAGTCAGACCATCTGCCAAAGGCTCAGATGCAAGATAAAGTACTTTTTTCTCTGCTGCATAAGACGATATTGCCAAACCAACGTGCGAGAAAATAGAACCAGTGAGCATAACGGCGCCGTCACGGGTTACTAACTCTTCAGCAATTTTAACCGCTTCACCAGGCTTACCTTGGTCATCGCGATAGATTACTTCCAAAGGTTTTCCGAGCAAACCACCAGCAGCATTCACTTGCTCAATGGCCAATTCCATTCCCTTTTTATAAGGAACAGCAAAAGCAGCAAGGCGCTTAAAGTGGTTGATTTCACCAATTTTAATTGTGTCTGCAGCATTAGCAAAACTCGACGCAACAACAACTGCTGCACCAGTTAAAGCTGAGGTTAAAAAATTCCTCAAATTAATCTTCATATTCTTTCTCCCTTTCCAGTTAAGCGAAGCAAGATTGCTCGCCTTTAACATACAACTCAAACTGATCAAAACCAGCTAAATTCCCTCGTTCAATATGTTAGTATGCAAATGATAATATGTAAATAAGCAACTTGCAAAAGTGCCTCTCATCAAAATACATCCAGTTGACTGAAACGTAAGGTCTTTACCTCAAACCATCCTCGCCAATTGCATCACTAGCCTCAAGACCGCCAACTCTCGGCAATGGTCGACCAGAATCTGTAACGGCGATTGCAACCAAAATTTCGTTAGCGCGCGGTGCATCGTTTATCCGCACTTCCATCCCATCAAAATGCGAGCGAACGTAAGCCGCATCTTTATGGCCAAGCGGTATATCCAACGGATGGCCCATTGCGCCCATTTTCTTTGAAGACGGAACCAATGCGGCACCCTTTTCAACTTCAGCACGAAGAGGCTTGCCCATTCTTGGATGAAGAATGGCGGCGGCGTGTTCCAACTCACCGTTCTCACCAACTAGCGCTGCTTTACCGTAACTCTCTGCTTGTTCCGGTTTAATGCCGAGCGCCTCAACGCACTTTTGGCCAAGAAGACCACCAAGTTTTTCACCAATCACCATGAGATCTTCCAGATCAGCCTGAAACTTACCTGCAAAGGGATTGTCAATAACCGCGATCGCTGCTGCCCGTCTTGTCGGCGGATCAATCGTTTCACCAATTTCAATATGCGTATCTTCGACGGTTGTTACAATTTTGCGAATTTTCATCTTAAGCCATCCTCACCTATGATGTCAGCAGCAGCAAGGCCACCAGCACGGTTATGAATACGCGGACCTGTCGTCATGACCAAAATCACCATCATTTCATCAGCGCGCGGCGCGTCATTAATGCCAACTTCGATGGAATCGAAATGAGAGCGCA encodes the following:
- a CDS encoding ABC transporter permease, coding for MELFLAQFITGLANAATLFLVASGLSLIFGVTRIVNFAHGSLYMLGAYFGYTFMQILPGGFGFWTSIFLAGLAVGVVGIIVEMLVLRPVYRAPELFQLVATFGVILVIQDLALFVFGADDVLGPRAPGLKGVVRILGEPVPLYDLALIAITPFFLFSLWYLMAKTRVGILVRAATQDREMVGALGVNQAWLFTGVFFLGSFLAGLGGAIQLPKGGADLLMDFNILAAIFVVVVIGGMGSLPGAYIAAVIISVLNVFGVTYLPQSTLVLMFVVMGVVLMVKPYGLFGREETAGEHGQVGEPERPIKPAGKTVRLLVAGLLVVLAFVPVFGTSFSQTLIADILIFCLFAASLHFMLGLGGLVSFGHAVFFGGGAYVAALFVTYSDTPMEVAFLLAPVGAAMGAVIIGWLCLRLTGVYFAMLTLAFAQLVWSLVYQWGEVTGGDDGLVNIWPSDWLNSTTPYYYFTLVFAIGGILFLRHVAHSPFGYALRASRDSARQAEATGINTKRVQLFAITLVGAMAGLSGALFVFSKGSIFPTELEVGRSFDALIVIFLGGVKTLSGAVVGAASLEYVKDIITRFEYWRLTLGLLIIFVVILAPEGIVGTLRKTLERIGWMRAEGETK
- a CDS encoding ABC transporter substrate-binding protein, whose protein sequence is MKINLRNFLTSALTGAAVVVASSFANAADTIKIGEINHFKRLAAFAVPYKKGMELAIEQVNAAGGLLGKPLEVIYRDDQGKPGEAVKIAEELVTRDGAVMLTGSIFSHVGLAISSYAAEKKVLYLASEPLADGLTWAKGNKYTYRLRSSTYMQASMLAEVAAKSDAKTFATIAPNYAYGKDAVAAFKKALLKLKPDAKFVAEQWPALFKIDAGAEAQAIERAKPDAIYNVTFGGDLAKFVREGTTRGLFDGREVFGLLTGEPEYLEPLKDEAPVGWNVTGYPWYDFTDGPSKAFVDDYQAKHGESPKLGSLVGYMTIQSVAAAIKKAGSTDTEALVSAFKGLELASPVGNIKYREQDNQSTMGAYVGKIGLKDGSGVVVDWSYKNGGDYTLSDEEVKSLRPASN
- a CDS encoding amino acid synthesis family protein, with product MKIRKIVTTVEDTHIEIGETIDPPTRRAAAIAVIDNPFAGKFQADLEDLMVIGEKLGGLLGQKCVEALGIKPEQAESYGKAALVGENGELEHAAAILHPRMGKPLRAEVEKGAALVPSSKKMGAMGHPLDIPLGHKDAAYVRSHFDGMEVRINDAPRANEILVAIAVTDSGRPLPRVGGLEASDAIGEDGLR